From the Quercus lobata isolate SW786 chromosome 6, ValleyOak3.0 Primary Assembly, whole genome shotgun sequence genome, one window contains:
- the LOC115993926 gene encoding glutamic acid-rich protein-like produces the protein MAFRGRGRGRGYGGGGGGFKYAKQEPFELFPDIELPCIGSVIKEESDKKKGETDQKGKGLTREETLVSTGMRLQIFWKSSAYFLEETVPKKSQSTDIERYSDRTKPRTTVTRDSLSQILVVKRFPQELIGGWKGQQPSRKKVRWNPESDLQKLDFLEKLEQRFQGQEDKGEKEKKEGEDEDEDEEEGEDAEEEPSDDDYYQNDYFDDDEDDYNEVDDGGEDEGIY, from the exons ATGGCATTCAGAGGGCGAGGGCGTGGACGTGGATATGGAGGTGGTGGCGGCGGTTTTAAATATGCCAAGCAAGAGCCCTTTGAACTCTTTCCT GATATTGAATTACCTTGTATCGGAAGTGTGATCAAAGAAGaatctgataaaaaaaaaggagaaactgatcaaaaaggaaaaggttTGACCAGAGAAGAAACTTTAGTTTCTACCGGCATGCGCTTgcaaattttttggaaaagcTCTGCTTATTTTCTTGAGGAGACTGTTCCCAAAA AGAGCCAAAGTACGGATATAGAAAGATACTCTGACAGGACAAAACCAAGGACCACAGTGACACGTGATTCTCTTTCGCAAATTTTGGTGGTTAAAAGATTTCCTCAAGAACTAATTGGAG GTTGGAAAGGGCAGCAGCCAAGCAGGAAAAAGGTTCGATGGAATCCCGAGTCAG ATCTGCAGAAGCTAGATTTTTTAGAGAAGCTTGAACAAAGGTTTCAG GGCCAAGAGGATAAAggtgaaaaggaaaagaaagaaggtgAAGACgaggatgaagatgaagaagagggAGAAGATGCTGAGGAAGAACCTAGTGATGATGATTATTATCAG AATGAttattttgatgatgatgaagatgattatAACGAAGTTGATGACGGTGGTGAAG ATGAAGGTATTTATTAA
- the LOC115949988 gene encoding beta-galactosidase 7-like: protein MSRYWIELLVIASLACLYTCSSGVEISYDSNAIIINGERRVILSGSIHYPRSTVEMWPDLIQKAKDGGLDAIETYVFWDRHEPQRRKYDFSGNLDFIKFFKLVQEAGLYVVLRIGPYVCAEWNYGGFPMWLHNLQGVQLRTDNEVYKNEMQTFTTKIVNMCKQANLFAPQGGPIIITQIENEYGNIMGPYGEAGKSYIQWCAQMATSLNVSVPWIMCQQPDAPQSMINTCNGFYCHKFTPNNPKSPKMFTENWTGWFGNWGGKDPFRTAEDLAFSVARFFQLGGVFNNYYMYHGGTNFGRTAGGPYITTSYDYNAPLNEYGDFNQPKWGHLKDLHAAIKLGEKILTTGNRTDKQYGDGVYLSTYTNANNGSRFCFLSNSDTSKDANVDLQQDGKYFVPAWSVSILENCNKEVYNTAKVNAQTSIYVKKQASNSGGEPLSWMWAPEAMKDTLLGKGKFKASLLLEQKQTTVDSSDYLWYMTRVDMNDPSSSLKNVTLRVNTRGHVIHAFVNRKFVGSQWGTNGKYNFVFEKPVSLKQGANTITLLSATVGLQNYGSFFDTVPVGIVGGPVELIGGSTTWNISSNQWSYKVGLVGEAKQMYNPNKAHQKRWRTSQNVPVGKQLTWYKTTFKTPSGTDPVVVDLQGMGKGHAWVNGNSIGRFWPSFLADANGCSDSCDYRGEYKSDKCVSNCGNPSQRWYHVPRSFLNNDKNTLILFEEIGGQTISEIKYASYGDPQGKCGSFKKGSWEASNSFSVVETACIGRESCSIPVSAATFQITNLGTGNGRLAVQAIC, encoded by the exons ATGTCTAGATATTGGATTGAGCTCCTTGTCATTGCTAGTTTAGCTTGCCTATACACATGCTCATCAGGAGTAGAGATTTCATATGATTCAAATGCCATCATTATCAATGGAGAGAGGCGGGTGATATTGTCGGGCTCAATCCATTATCCACGCAGCACCGTGGAGATGTGGCCGGATCTTATTCAAAAGGCAAAGGATGGTGGGCTTGATGCAATAGAAACATACGTCTTCTGGGATCGCCATGAGCCTCAACGCCGCAAGTATGATTTCTCAGGAAATCTAGACTTCATTAAGTTCTTCAAGTTGGTTCAAGAAGCTGGACTCTACGTCGTTCTACGCATTGGTCCTTATGTATGTGCAGAATGGAACTATGGAGGTTTCCCTATGTGGTTACACAATTTGCAGGGTGTTCAGCTAAGGACAGATAATGAGGTGTACAAGAATGAAATGCAAACATTCACAACCAAGATAGTGAATATGTGCAAACAAGCAAACTTGTTTGCTCCACAAGGGGGTCCAATAATCATTACGCAGATTGAAAACGAGTATGGCAACATCATGGGACCTTATGGAGAAGCTGGAAAATCCTACATCCAATGGTGTGCTCAAATGGCCACATCGCTCAATGTTAGTGTCCCTTGGATTATGTGCCAACAACCAGACGCTCCACAATCCATGATAAATACTTGCAATGGTTTTTATTGTCATAAATTTACACCAAACAATCCTAAAAGTCCGAAAATGTTCACTGAGAATTGGACTGGATGGTTCGGGAATTGGGGTGGCAAAGATCCCTTCAGAACTGCTGAAGATTTGGCATTCTCAGTTGCACGATTTTTCCAACTCGGTGGAGTTTTCAACAACTATTATATGTACCATGGAGGAACCAACTTTGGACGCACAGCTGGAGGTCCATACATCACAACTTCTTATGACTACAATGCTCCACTTAATGAATATGGAGATTTCAATCAGCCTAAATGGGGGCATCTCAAGGATCTCCATGCTGCCATCAAACTAGGAGAAAAGATACTCACTACTGGCAATAGGACTGACAAACAATATGGCGACGGGGTTTATTTGTCTACATACACTAACGCTAACAATGGGAGCAGATTCTGTTTCTTGAGCAATTCAGACACTTCAAAAGATGCCAACGTTGACTTACAACAAGATGGTAAGTACTTTGTGCCTGCTTGGTCTGTCAGCATTCTTGAAAATTGTAACAAGGAAGTCTACAACACTGCAAAGGTTAATGCTCAAACATCCATTTATGTTAAGAAACAGGCTAGTAATAGTGGTGGTGAACCACTTTCTTGGATGTGGGCACCAGAGGCCATGAAAGACACTCTACTAGGAAAAGGTAAATTCAAAGCATCTCTACTCCTTGAACAAAAGCAAACTACAGTTGATTCCAGTGACTACTTGTGGTACATGACTAGAGTTGACATGAATGATCCATCATCTTCTTTGAAGAATGTGACTTTGCGCGTAAACACCCGAGGTCATGTTATTCATGCTTTTGTTAACCGGAAATTCGTTGGTTCTCAATGGGGCACTAATGGCAAATACAATTTTGTGTTTGAGAAACCTGTATCTCTAAAGCAAGGGGCTAACACCATAACTTTACTCAGTGCCACAGTTGGATTGCAAAATTATGGTTCTTTTTTTGATACGGTGCCTGTTGGTATAGTGGGGGGTCCCGTAGAATTGATTGGAGGCAGTACTACCTGGAATATATCATCGAACCAATGGAGTTACAAGGTAGGATTGGTTGGTGAGGCCAAACAAATGTATAATCCAAATAAAGCCCATCAGAAGAGGTGGAGAACCTCACAGAATGTTCCTGTAGGGAAACAACTGACATGGTATAAAACCACTTTCAAAACCCCTTCTGGTACAGACCCTGTGGTTGTGGACTTGCAAGGTATGGGCAAAGGGCATGCTTGGGTGAATGGGAACAGCATTGGGCGCTTTTGGCCTTCATTCCTTGCTGATGCCAATGGATGCAGTGATTCATGTGATTATCGTGGAGAGTACAAATCTGATAAATGTGTGTCAAACTGTGGCAATCCATCCCAAAGGTGGTACCATGTTCCCAGATCATTCCTCAATAATGACAAAAAcactttgattttgtttgaaGAAATAG GTGGGCAAACCATCTCAGAAATCAAATATGCAAGCTATGGAGACCCTCAAGGAAAGTGTGGTTCATTCAAGAAAGGTTCTTGGGAGGCTAGCAACAGTTTCTCTGTTGTGGAAACGGCATGCATTGGGAGGGAGAGTTGTTCCATCCCTGTGTCAGCTGCAACATTTCAGATAACAAACCTTGGCACTGGCAATGGAAGACTAGCAGTGCAAGCAATCTGCTAA